A genomic segment from Juglans regia cultivar Chandler chromosome 14, Walnut 2.0, whole genome shotgun sequence encodes:
- the LOC109008029 gene encoding very-long-chain aldehyde decarbonylase CER1-like: protein MATKPGILTNWPWKPLGPFKYMILAPWVVHSTYQFMVKGESERDLFYFLIFPFLLVRMLHNLIWISLSRYRTAKGNNRIVDKGIEFEQVDRERNWDDQILLTGVLFYISYMKVTQIHKLPVWRTKGVAITCLLHAGPVEFLYYWFHRMLHHHYLYSRYHSHHHSSIVTEPITSVTHPFAEHTVYFMLFAIPMLTTAFTGTASIASGFGYILYIDFMNNMGHCNFELIPNWVFSLFPPLKYLMYTPSFHSLHHTKFRTNYSLFMPIYDYVYGTMDKSSDALYEVSLQRPEESPDVVHLTHLTTPESIYHLRLGFASLASRPHSFQWYLRLLWPLTLFWSVIINWIHGRAFVLERTTFKNLKLHSWVVPRYHKQYISQCRREAARLLNSLIEEAILDAELRGVKVLSLGLQNQGEELNANGELYIQKFPQLKIKLVDGSSLAVAVVLNSIPKGTTQLMLRGNLTKVAYAIAEALCENGIQVAVLYEDEYDKLKQRLTASNSKSDNLVLSTGYADQKMTWLVGDGWAEDEQLKVSKGTLFIPFSQFPPKKLRKDCFYHSTPAMIAPASFANMHSCENWLPRRAMSAWRIAGILHVLEGWNVHECGSMTMFNIEEVWQACLRHGFQPLMTPA from the exons ATGGCTACCAAACCGGGGATCCTCACTAACTGGCCATGGAAGCCTCTTGGCCCATTCAAG TACATGATTTTGGCTCCATGGGTTGTTCATAGCACATACCAGTTCATGGTGAAGGGAGAAAGCGAGAGAGACTTATTCTACTTCCTCATATTTCCGTTTCTTTTGGTGAGGATGCTTCACAATCTCATATGGATTTCTCTATCTCGTTACCGAACCGCCAAAGGCAATAATAGGATTGTGGATAAAGGCATTGAATTCGAGCAGGTTGATCGAGAACGCAACTG GGATGACCAGATATTGTTAACCGGAGTTCTATTTTACATTAGTTACATGAAAGTTACCCAAATTCATAAGCTACCAGTGTGGAGAACaaagggtgtggctatcacGTGTTTGCTGCATGCTGGTCCGGTGGAGTTCCTCTACTACTGGTTTCACAGAATGCTGCACCACCACTACCTTTACTCTCGTTACCATTCCCATCACCATTCCTCCATTGTCACCGAGCCTATTACct CTGTCACTCATCCGTTTGCGGAACACACGGTATATTTCATGCTCTTTGCAATACCAATGCTTACAACAGCGTTCACCGGAACAGCCTCTATCGCATCCGGTTTTGGTTACATCCTTTATATTGATTTCATGAACAACATGGGCCACTGCAACTTCGAGCTCATTCCAAATTGGGTCTTCTCCCTCTTTCCCCCACTCAAATACCTCATGTACACTCCCTC GTTTCATTCTTTGCATCATACCAAATTCCGCACCAACTACTCACTTTTCATGCCTATATATGATTACGTCTATGGTACCATGGACAAATCCTCGGATGCTCTATATGAAGTTTCCCTCCAAAGACCCGAAGAGTCACCCGATGTCGTACATCTAACGCATCTTACGACGCCCGAGTCCATCTATCATCTACGGCTAGGATTTGCCTCCTTGGCCTCCAGGCCCCACTCGTTTCAATGGTACTTGAGGTTGTTGTGGCCATTGACATTATTTTGGTCTGTGATTATAAATTGGATCCATGGCCGTGCTTTTGTTCTAGAGAGGACCACCTTCAAAAACCTCAAATTGCACTCTTGGGTGGTACCAAGATACCATAAACAA TATATATCACAATGCCGAAGAGAGGCTGCCAGGCTCCTCAATAGCTTGATTGAAGAAGCCATACTAGATGCTGAACTGAGAGGAGTGAAAGTGCTAAGTCTAGGTCTTCAGAACCAG GGAGAGGAACTTAATGCGAATGGTGAGCTTTACATCCAAAAATTTCCTCAGTTGAAAATAAAGCTGGTGGATGGAAGTAGCTTAGCTGTGGCTGTGGTACTAAACAGCATTCCAAAGGGAACAACCCAATTGATGCTTAGGGGCAATCTTACTAAGGTTGCTTATGCCATTGCCGAAGCTCTATGTGAAAATGGAATCCAG GTGGCAGTTTTATATGAGGATGAATATGATAAGCTTAAACAAAGGCTCACGGCCTCCAACTCAAAAAGTGATAACTTGGTCCTATCAACAGGTTACGCTGATCAGAAG ATGACATGGCTGGTGGGAGATGGATGGGCCGAAGACGAACAACTGAAAGTATCGAAAGGAACATTATTCATTCCTTTTTCTCAGTTCCCACCGAAGAAACTGCGGAAAGATTGTTTCTACCACAGCACACCGGCAATGATCGCCCCCGCATCTTTCGCGAATATGCACTCTTGTGAG AATTGGCTGCCAAGAAGAGCGATGAGTGCTTGGCGTATTGCTGGAATATTGCATGTATTGGAAGGGTGGAATGTGCACGAGTGTGGTAGCATGACCATGTTCAACATCGAGGAGGTATGGCAAGCATGTCTTCGACACGGATTCCAACCTCTGATGACGCCCGCCTAG